A section of the Flavobacterium sp. CG_23.5 genome encodes:
- a CDS encoding regulatory protein RecX, whose amino-acid sequence MNPVYSVKEAIRKIEHFCAYQERCHEEVVAKLRTMKMDSDEIDQILVKLIADNFLNEERFACSFARGKHRIKQWGKIRIVNELKSKRINQTLINIALKEITAEEYATTFHKLAERHWESIRETNSLKKRKKFCDYLLRRGFESNLVYEKVKELEVL is encoded by the coding sequence ATGAATCCAGTTTATTCCGTCAAAGAAGCTATTAGAAAAATCGAACATTTTTGCGCCTATCAAGAACGCTGTCACGAAGAAGTAGTGGCTAAATTGCGAACCATGAAAATGGACTCTGATGAAATTGATCAAATTTTAGTAAAACTTATCGCTGATAATTTTCTAAACGAAGAACGTTTTGCCTGCAGTTTCGCCCGAGGCAAACACCGTATCAAACAATGGGGGAAAATCAGAATTGTAAACGAGCTGAAGTCAAAAAGAATAAACCAAACATTAATTAATATTGCTTTAAAAGAAATTACTGCAGAAGAATATGCCACAACATTTCACAAGCTCGCCGAAAGACATTGGGAATCCATACGAGAAACAAATTCGCTAAAAAAGAGAAAAAAATTTTGTGATTATTTACTCCGTAGAGGTTTTGAGAGTAATTTGGTTTACGAAAAAGTAAAGGAATTGGAAGTTTTATAG
- a CDS encoding T9SS sorting signal type C domain-containing protein, protein MKIKLLPTLLLVLSQTLVYSQTTGDYRSTTSGPWNSVVSWEYYNGTAWVTPLTTSPQGYPGQYAVTAGSVLIQSGHTISVGLTGISTQLLGTITITGTLYFLGDTSGVVSTIKTPLIVVTLGAGLISMVNKVTLYVPIDNSVIETSNAGMNGGNCSNNQTIILGYTTPITIDCSGNLKFAYVEADGGTPNAVPTSNTPVCQGSPINLFGNYAGLGRNNAITYLWTIVDPNNNIVTAGVTARNPIINSPIVGNYKATLKCTSTYSSNSYTNSETINVVVNPTPTVPIIGAIKPIDCNSAGSVVLSGLPSGTWTINPGNITGSGSTGTVTGLMVGNSYSFSVTNQFGCVSPATTGSIVITDKSSSTWSGSWSNGIPDITTNVIIAADYDTNLLPNITACSLTVNSGKVLTISDQKFVTIQNNLVVNGTLNIANQGSLVMISDSGTVINNGTMRVNKTTTPFEKSDYTYWSSPITSTPISYTAGTTFANWRTDHAYYFNPANFLDSDDDGFDDNHDDWVRASNMDVPGKGYIIMGPTWLTSYPAVESVVFNASSTVNKVNTGSINVPIQLTPGTIADDDWNLVGNPYPCAIDANKFINANSANIDGTLYFWTHKANLGGGANLGPDAYNYSQSDYAIYNLTGGTATVSTMAAKTISTTGSSDSSVNSVPLGYILSCQGFFVEAKNGNVNLLFNNDMRVGSTTPTSNTQFFRTMPVKEITEVKDRIWLNLENKDGMFSQQLVGYFKNATNDFDNGYDGMLNDGGNYVNFYSLIGDSAYKIQGREAYKSSDEVRLGYSSAVDGIFNINIDSKEGVFSSINNAVLLEDKLTGVIHNLKESPYSFTTKSGTYDDRFVLRYTDKTLETKSFKKLENTVLVYNTNKEITINSPNEMIYKIQVYDLFGRVLFQKTNVNNNDFIVQNLGLTHQVLLIKILLHDGQIVANKIVY, encoded by the coding sequence ATGAAAATAAAATTACTACCTACGCTTTTATTAGTGTTGTCTCAAACTTTGGTGTATTCGCAAACTACTGGAGACTACCGATCTACAACTTCTGGCCCATGGAATAGTGTGGTAAGCTGGGAGTACTACAATGGAACTGCTTGGGTTACTCCTTTAACTACATCACCGCAAGGATATCCCGGTCAATATGCTGTCACGGCCGGGTCTGTTTTAATACAATCAGGTCATACCATTTCAGTTGGCTTGACGGGTATTTCAACTCAATTACTTGGTACTATAACAATTACTGGTACATTATATTTTTTAGGAGATACTAGCGGGGTCGTCAGTACAATTAAAACGCCTCTTATTGTCGTTACTCTGGGTGCCGGCTTAATATCAATGGTAAATAAAGTTACCTTGTACGTGCCGATCGATAATTCTGTTATCGAAACATCTAACGCAGGAATGAATGGTGGTAATTGCAGTAATAATCAGACTATCATTCTGGGATACACTACTCCTATAACTATTGATTGTTCAGGAAATTTAAAATTTGCCTATGTAGAAGCTGACGGAGGTACCCCTAATGCTGTGCCTACGTCAAATACTCCCGTTTGTCAAGGCAGTCCTATTAATTTATTTGGAAATTATGCTGGGCTTGGGCGAAATAATGCCATCACGTATTTATGGACAATTGTTGATCCTAATAATAATATAGTTACTGCAGGAGTTACGGCACGAAATCCAATTATCAATTCACCTATTGTTGGGAATTATAAGGCGACACTTAAATGTACGTCCACGTATAGCAGTAATTCCTATACTAATTCCGAAACCATTAATGTAGTAGTGAACCCCACACCAACAGTTCCTATAATAGGTGCGATAAAGCCAATTGATTGTAATTCAGCCGGTAGTGTCGTTCTCAGTGGTTTGCCATCAGGCACTTGGACAATTAATCCTGGAAACATTACGGGTTCCGGTTCTACAGGAACAGTAACTGGATTAATGGTTGGCAATTCCTATTCTTTTTCTGTGACGAATCAATTTGGTTGTGTTTCACCAGCAACAACCGGGAGTATTGTAATTACTGATAAATCGTCTTCTACATGGTCTGGAAGTTGGAGCAACGGTATTCCTGATATCACCACCAATGTAATTATTGCAGCAGACTACGATACCAATTTGTTGCCTAATATTACTGCGTGTAGCTTAACGGTAAATTCTGGAAAAGTTCTTACTATTAGTGATCAAAAATTTGTAACTATTCAGAATAATTTAGTTGTTAATGGGACCTTAAATATCGCAAACCAAGGATCTTTAGTAATGATAAGTGATTCAGGCACGGTGATAAATAACGGGACCATGAGGGTAAATAAAACGACCACTCCTTTTGAAAAGTCGGACTATACGTATTGGTCAAGTCCAATTACGAGTACACCAATCTCTTATACTGCAGGGACTACGTTTGCAAACTGGCGAACTGATCATGCTTACTATTTTAATCCTGCTAATTTTTTAGATTCAGACGATGATGGTTTTGACGATAATCATGATGATTGGGTAAGGGCTAGCAATATGGATGTTCCAGGAAAGGGATACATCATCATGGGTCCAACTTGGTTAACTTCTTACCCTGCAGTAGAATCTGTAGTTTTTAATGCTAGTTCTACCGTAAATAAAGTAAACACAGGTAGTATAAATGTTCCAATACAATTAACTCCGGGAACAATTGCAGATGATGATTGGAATTTGGTAGGTAACCCGTATCCTTGCGCAATCGATGCAAATAAATTCATTAATGCAAATAGTGCAAACATTGACGGTACCTTATATTTTTGGACTCATAAGGCTAATCTAGGAGGTGGTGCAAATCTTGGTCCCGATGCATATAATTATTCTCAATCTGATTACGCGATATACAATTTGACAGGAGGCACGGCTACCGTTTCAACAATGGCAGCTAAAACGATTTCAACAACCGGAAGTTCAGATTCATCCGTAAATTCAGTACCGCTTGGATATATTTTGTCTTGCCAAGGTTTTTTTGTCGAGGCAAAAAATGGTAATGTTAATTTACTTTTTAATAACGATATGCGTGTCGGTTCTACAACACCAACATCGAACACACAATTTTTCAGAACGATGCCTGTTAAAGAAATAACCGAAGTCAAAGATCGGATTTGGCTAAATTTAGAGAATAAAGATGGGATGTTTAGTCAACAGCTCGTTGGGTATTTTAAGAATGCTACAAATGACTTTGATAATGGCTATGACGGGATGCTAAATGATGGGGGTAATTATGTTAATTTTTACTCTTTAATAGGTGATAGTGCCTACAAAATACAAGGGAGGGAAGCTTACAAAAGTAGTGATGAGGTCCGTCTTGGTTATTCTAGCGCCGTTGATGGGATTTTCAATATAAACATCGACTCTAAAGAGGGAGTGTTTAGCAGTATCAACAATGCTGTTTTGCTCGAAGATAAATTGACTGGCGTTATTCATAATCTGAAAGAATCTCCATATAGTTTTACCACCAAATCGGGAACATATGATGATCGTTTTGTATTGCGATATACAGATAAAACTCTAGAAACTAAAAGCTTTAAAAAACTCGAAAATACAGTTTTAGTGTATAATACAAATAAAGAAATAACAATAAACTCGCCAAATGAAATGATTTATAAAATTCAAGTTTATGATTTATTTGGAAGAGTACTATTTCAAAAAACAAATGTAAATAACAATGACTTTATTGTTCAAAATTTAGGGTTAACGCACCAAGTTCTGTTGATTAAGATTTTATTACATGATGGGCAGATCGTCGCAAATAAAATTGTTTATTAA
- a CDS encoding T9SS sorting signal type C domain-containing protein — translation MKILLHKFNYFVFTLMFFSISGNMDAAQVTINSAVIYNAIYAGDDIIIASGGTFTINSDAQLNTITVKGSGTLIVNSPYILTVGISTNAFSNQVVDFANNSIVTINAGATLIVYGLLNNSNNSTGISFNGTVKIFGNVTGGNGSTIVGTGTLEATGTIITDNSGAIFGSDGNCSTGPCSGGSLCGFTTSISSNQTVCSNVTPSTLSSTTNASSPEYQWQSSIISGGGFADINGATSPTYSFSAPLSQTTYYRLKVKSTCTVITSQITITVNSLPVIASQPVSQLDCEGASVSFNVVASGATTYTWKYKLPGGSFATMPVTNVTYPTISKITVAKVGSAQFPDGTQFQVIVFNGTCSVSSSIATLSVNEITGITGSPLVTQCYGTNYALTASVSVTAIPNVVSYQWKKSITSGVWTVVDNVGKYSGATTASLNITGGTPSESAAYRVYITFNNSTTQCSVDSSTRERQITFLPLLTAPTITSITQPNCVTPTGTIDITVQSASDIYSFDNGGTYQSSNTKSGLAAGNYIVLIKNIAGCISSSTAVNLSSATTTWSGSWSDGVPTINQKIIFNSSYNSTGDLSSCSCYVSGGANVIINSGHTLTVANEVTVASSGSLTFEDTASLVQLNNVANADNITYKRLTTPISKFDYTYWSSPVSPQTLYNVSSNTAADKFFSFDAVADAWKQESSSTVMGKGIGYIIRGPQNFTAPLPPGPYQASFSGVPNNGNITVSIIPSVEASYLLGNPYPSALDANAFLIANSGVLDGTIYFWTHNTPITGNLYSQGDYASYNLVGGVKTSAVNTGVNIDAPSGKIGSGQAFFATSIAAGTVVFNNNMRVGVGGITGNNSQFFKFSAKSKMADSFEKNRVWLNLYNNQGVFKQALVGYVDGATNDYDNGYDGETFDGNEFLDFYSINQDKNLVIQGRSLPFNETDVVSIGYRSTIVGDFTIAIDQTDGLFVNQDVFIEDKNAKIIKNLKEGAYNFSTEAGTFNDRFVLRYTNKTLGTNNFDKLDNTVLVSNKNKQIKINSSVEMINKVQVYDLWGRSIYQKTNVNTNEFIILNLASAHQTLLVKILLQNGQTFTDKIAY, via the coding sequence ATGAAAATACTTTTACACAAATTTAATTATTTTGTTTTCACATTGATGTTTTTTTCTATTTCCGGAAATATGGATGCAGCCCAGGTCACCATTAACTCAGCGGTGATTTATAATGCAATTTATGCTGGAGATGATATTATAATTGCAAGTGGGGGTACTTTTACTATAAATAGTGACGCTCAATTAAATACAATTACAGTAAAGGGATCTGGCACTTTAATCGTTAATTCTCCTTATATATTAACAGTTGGTATCTCAACTAATGCTTTTTCAAACCAAGTAGTTGACTTCGCGAATAATAGTATTGTTACTATTAATGCTGGAGCTACGTTAATTGTTTATGGTCTATTGAACAACAGTAATAATAGTACTGGTATTTCATTTAATGGTACGGTTAAGATTTTTGGAAATGTAACTGGAGGGAATGGATCAACAATTGTTGGTACAGGGACGTTAGAAGCAACTGGTACAATTATAACAGACAATAGTGGTGCCATTTTTGGCTCAGATGGTAATTGTTCTACCGGACCATGTAGTGGAGGTAGTCTTTGTGGGTTTACAACGAGTATATCAAGTAATCAAACCGTTTGTTCAAATGTAACACCTTCTACATTATCTAGTACAACGAATGCAAGTTCCCCAGAGTATCAATGGCAATCATCAATAATTTCTGGCGGTGGATTTGCAGATATTAACGGAGCAACGAGTCCAACATATTCTTTCTCTGCCCCATTATCTCAAACTACTTATTATCGATTGAAAGTAAAAAGTACATGTACCGTAATTACTTCTCAAATTACAATCACTGTAAATTCTTTACCAGTTATTGCTTCACAACCGGTAAGTCAGTTAGATTGCGAGGGGGCTTCTGTTAGTTTTAATGTTGTAGCCTCTGGAGCAACGACTTATACTTGGAAGTACAAATTACCTGGAGGAAGTTTTGCTACTATGCCGGTTACCAATGTAACTTACCCTACAATTAGCAAAATTACAGTAGCAAAAGTGGGTAGTGCACAATTTCCTGATGGTACACAATTTCAAGTAATTGTTTTTAATGGCACATGTAGTGTTAGTTCGAGTATTGCGACTCTTTCTGTAAATGAAATAACAGGAATAACAGGTAGTCCATTAGTTACTCAATGTTATGGAACAAATTATGCTTTAACGGCTTCAGTTTCGGTTACTGCCATACCAAATGTTGTTTCTTATCAGTGGAAAAAATCTATTACGTCAGGTGTCTGGACAGTCGTAGATAATGTTGGAAAATACTCTGGAGCGACAACAGCCTCATTAAACATTACGGGAGGAACGCCTTCAGAATCTGCTGCATACCGTGTATACATCACTTTTAATAATTCAACGACTCAATGCTCGGTAGATAGTTCAACCAGAGAACGTCAAATCACTTTTCTCCCGCTGTTAACAGCCCCGACAATTACTTCAATAACGCAACCTAATTGTGTAACACCGACAGGAACAATTGATATTACAGTTCAAAGCGCAAGTGATATTTATAGTTTTGATAATGGCGGGACTTATCAATCAAGTAATACTAAATCAGGATTAGCGGCAGGAAATTACATTGTGCTAATAAAAAATATTGCGGGATGCATATCATCATCAACCGCAGTTAATTTATCTTCTGCGACAACAACTTGGAGTGGGTCTTGGTCAGATGGAGTACCAACCATTAATCAAAAAATTATTTTTAACAGTAGTTATAATTCAACTGGTGACCTTTCGAGTTGTTCATGCTATGTTTCGGGTGGTGCAAATGTAATTATTAATTCTGGTCATACGCTGACTGTCGCAAATGAAGTTACTGTTGCCAGTTCAGGGTCTTTAACTTTTGAGGATACCGCTAGTTTGGTACAGCTAAACAATGTCGCCAATGCAGACAATATTACTTACAAGCGATTAACTACGCCGATAAGTAAATTTGATTATACTTATTGGTCTTCGCCAGTTTCGCCACAAACATTATACAATGTTTCTTCGAATACAGCCGCAGACAAGTTTTTTTCTTTTGATGCAGTGGCCGATGCTTGGAAACAGGAAAGTTCAAGTACTGTTATGGGGAAAGGGATTGGTTATATCATTAGGGGACCGCAGAATTTTACGGCACCTTTACCTCCAGGTCCTTATCAAGCGTCTTTTAGTGGAGTGCCAAATAATGGAAATATAACAGTATCCATCATTCCCTCTGTCGAAGCATCTTATCTTTTAGGGAATCCATATCCTTCCGCTTTAGATGCCAATGCGTTTTTAATAGCAAATAGCGGGGTATTAGATGGGACTATTTATTTTTGGACGCATAATACACCTATTACTGGTAATTTGTATTCGCAGGGTGATTACGCTTCTTATAACCTTGTTGGTGGAGTTAAAACTAGTGCCGTAAATACAGGAGTTAATATCGATGCTCCGTCGGGGAAAATTGGATCAGGGCAGGCATTTTTTGCAACTAGTATTGCCGCTGGAACTGTAGTATTCAATAATAATATGAGAGTAGGAGTAGGAGGTATTACGGGAAACAACTCGCAGTTTTTTAAATTTAGCGCAAAATCAAAAATGGCTGACTCCTTTGAAAAAAATAGAGTATGGCTAAATTTATACAATAATCAAGGTGTATTCAAACAAGCTTTGGTAGGCTATGTGGACGGAGCCACAAATGACTATGATAATGGATATGATGGAGAGACATTTGATGGGAATGAGTTTTTAGATTTTTATAGTATCAACCAAGATAAAAACCTGGTGATTCAAGGTAGATCTTTACCCTTTAATGAAACTGATGTTGTTTCTATCGGTTATAGATCTACTATTGTTGGTGATTTTACAATTGCGATTGATCAAACAGATGGGTTATTTGTAAATCAAGATGTATTTATTGAAGATAAAAACGCCAAGATTATTAAAAATTTAAAAGAAGGAGCTTATAATTTCAGTACTGAAGCAGGAACATTCAACGACCGTTTTGTGTTGCGTTATACCAATAAAACTTTAGGAACCAATAATTTTGATAAACTCGACAATACAGTTTTAGTCTCGAATAAAAATAAACAAATAAAGATAAACTCATCGGTCGAAATGATTAACAAAGTTCAAGTGTACGACTTATGGGGTAGATCCATTTATCAAAAAACGAACGTGAATACAAATGAATTCATCATTCTAAATTTAGCTTCTGCTCATCAAACTTTACTGGTTAAGATTCTATTGCAAAATGGACAGACGTTCACTGATAAAATTGCTTATTAA